In one Mycobacterium sp. NBC_00419 genomic region, the following are encoded:
- a CDS encoding amidohydrolase family protein, translated as MTQVEVQSDTPAQDRQKIWAHSGDSHLMEPEDLWTSRLPKDLADRAPRTERGEKYEIAYVDGKQVTRQLNDFMDAMRPPGFRDLKIRLRDMDQEGVRCQLAFPSSGFWTVEIEDPALARPVARAWNEWAMEDFMGQQNRILAPAVLPLPEPADAVKELEWAAERGFQAVFLPTGTPEGREWGQEMWSPLWDAAAANDMVLAFHIGTGAATVLYRGPGGAVVNYMETTYPGMRVVSHLVSSGALDRHPDLKMLVAEAGAAWVPAIGDRMDEAYRQHGMFVRPRLDRLPSEIVRAQVYTSFQHDISAVQVIEDTGYYNVMWGDDYPHLEGTYGHTQDTLHQVFDGVDAGIKDRVLRGTFEELFTVPTVEDLTVAS; from the coding sequence ATGACACAGGTTGAAGTCCAATCGGATACCCCCGCACAGGACCGCCAGAAGATCTGGGCGCACTCCGGTGATTCGCACCTCATGGAGCCGGAGGATCTCTGGACCTCGAGACTGCCCAAGGACCTGGCTGATCGGGCACCGCGGACCGAACGCGGCGAGAAGTACGAGATCGCCTACGTCGACGGCAAGCAGGTCACACGTCAGCTCAACGATTTCATGGACGCCATGCGGCCGCCGGGCTTCAGGGATCTCAAGATCCGCCTGCGCGACATGGACCAGGAAGGGGTGCGCTGCCAGCTGGCCTTTCCCTCTTCGGGCTTCTGGACCGTCGAGATCGAGGACCCGGCTCTGGCCCGGCCCGTAGCCCGGGCGTGGAACGAGTGGGCCATGGAGGATTTCATGGGCCAGCAGAACCGGATCCTGGCTCCGGCTGTCTTGCCGCTGCCCGAACCCGCCGACGCGGTGAAGGAACTGGAATGGGCTGCCGAACGCGGCTTCCAGGCGGTCTTTCTGCCCACCGGCACCCCGGAAGGCCGCGAATGGGGCCAGGAGATGTGGAGCCCACTGTGGGATGCGGCCGCAGCCAACGACATGGTGCTGGCGTTCCACATCGGCACGGGTGCGGCCACCGTGCTCTACCGCGGACCCGGCGGTGCCGTCGTCAACTACATGGAGACCACCTACCCGGGTATGCGGGTGGTGTCGCACCTGGTATCCAGCGGTGCACTGGACCGGCATCCTGACCTGAAGATGCTCGTTGCCGAGGCCGGTGCGGCTTGGGTGCCGGCGATCGGAGACCGGATGGACGAGGCGTATCGCCAGCACGGCATGTTCGTGCGCCCGCGGCTCGACCGGTTGCCCAGCGAGATCGTCCGGGCTCAGGTGTACACCTCCTTCCAGCACGACATCAGTGCCGTGCAGGTCATCGAGGACACCGGCTACTACAACGTGATGTGGGGTGACGACTACCCGCACCTGGAGGGCACGTACGGTCACACCCAGGACACCCTGCATCAGGTCTTCGACGGAGTCGACGCGGGCATCAAGGACCGGGTGTTGCGCGGGACCTTCGAGGAGCTGTTCACTGTGCCGACGGTCGAGGATCTCACCGTCGCGAGCTGA
- a CDS encoding cytochrome P450: MTQAARFDPRFAPLTLQVKDMAEPQPIYYQKAADVRAERVEGVVTLYRLEDIVAINRHPAILGTGGRGGSFGHEGKLIPLEIDGEDHRHWRRLLDPIFAPKKIAFLEDQIRTLARELIAEFKSAGHTELHDSYCVPLPCLTFLRLFGAPVEDLDFFVEFKDGVIHPQGETMEEAEANMMVSAMKIYEYFATFLAERKADTEQKPDIISTLLHSQVDGRPLTDEELVNIMFLFMFAGLDTVTSSMSCIYGWLAQHPEERNRLAADPSLIPAAIEELMRYESPVPAGMRYAEEDIDLGDGLVIRAGEAIHAVWSAANVDPNAFEDPLTVKLDRGRTSHIVFASGTHRCLGSHLARLELRIATEELLAAIPDFEVDSNEPLEYNNSAVRAALKLPVKFAPSA, encoded by the coding sequence ATGACACAGGCCGCCCGATTCGATCCTCGGTTCGCACCACTGACGCTGCAGGTCAAGGACATGGCCGAGCCGCAGCCGATCTACTACCAGAAGGCCGCTGATGTTCGCGCCGAGCGGGTCGAAGGCGTGGTGACGCTGTATCGGCTCGAGGACATCGTGGCGATCAACCGTCACCCCGCGATCCTGGGTACCGGTGGGCGGGGCGGGTCATTCGGTCATGAGGGCAAGTTGATCCCGTTGGAGATCGACGGTGAGGATCATCGCCACTGGCGCCGGTTGCTCGACCCGATCTTCGCGCCGAAGAAGATTGCGTTCCTGGAGGACCAGATTCGGACTCTGGCAAGGGAACTGATCGCAGAGTTCAAATCAGCGGGACATACCGAACTGCACGATTCGTACTGTGTGCCGTTGCCGTGCTTGACCTTTCTGCGCCTGTTCGGCGCGCCGGTGGAGGACCTCGACTTCTTTGTGGAGTTCAAGGACGGGGTGATCCACCCGCAGGGCGAGACCATGGAAGAGGCCGAGGCCAACATGATGGTCTCGGCGATGAAGATCTACGAGTACTTCGCGACCTTCCTGGCCGAGCGCAAAGCGGATACGGAGCAGAAGCCGGACATCATCTCGACGTTGCTGCACTCCCAGGTCGACGGCAGGCCGTTGACCGACGAAGAGCTGGTCAACATCATGTTCCTGTTCATGTTCGCCGGTCTGGACACGGTGACGTCCTCGATGTCGTGCATCTACGGCTGGCTCGCGCAGCATCCCGAGGAACGGAACCGGCTGGCCGCCGACCCCTCGTTGATCCCGGCCGCCATCGAAGAACTGATGCGCTATGAATCGCCCGTCCCAGCCGGGATGCGCTACGCAGAAGAGGACATCGACCTCGGTGACGGTTTGGTGATCCGCGCGGGAGAAGCCATTCACGCGGTCTGGTCGGCGGCCAATGTCGACCCGAATGCGTTCGAGGATCCGTTGACGGTCAAGCTCGATCGCGGCCGCACCAGTCACATCGTGTTCGCCAGTGGAACGCATCGGTGCTTGGGCTCGCATCTGGCGCGGCTGGAACTCCGGATTGCCACCGAAGAACTGCTCGCGGCAATTCCGGACTTCGAGGTCGATTCCAACGAGCCACTGGAGTACAACAATTCGGCGGTGCGTGCCGCCCTGAAGCTGCCGGTGAAATTCGCCCCGTCGGCCTGA
- a CDS encoding acyl-CoA dehydrogenase family protein codes for MIDFELPDEIQQLRARVASFIDNVVLPAEPQIGTRPFFDIVAELQGKARADGLWCPFVPVEYGGMGLGHLANAVVQVEVGRSFSHLGAWAMNCMGPQDATMLTLIEHGTEEQKQRYLVPLVNGDIRVCFAMTERAAGADATGMQTSAVRDGDTWVLNGEKWYTSGASISQLALVMAKTDPDAPRHQQYTTFLVELPSPGFDIVRNIPIMGESDIPHYGDEVQMGHAEVHINDLEVPHDNILGGLGQGFAMGQHRLGYGRLRHGMWSVAKAQAALDMAAARACERVTFGKRVADRQGIQWMLSDCAEKLYITRLMILHLAYKMEHGLDLRIENSIAKTYIANMLIEVVDTALQIHGSLGYSHDLPLAAWLAEARMNRIVDGPDEVHRWTVGRSVVKAFESTGTTARAAGGDLF; via the coding sequence ATGATCGACTTCGAGCTTCCTGACGAGATTCAGCAGCTACGTGCGCGCGTCGCATCCTTCATCGACAACGTGGTGCTGCCGGCCGAGCCGCAGATCGGCACCCGACCCTTCTTTGACATCGTCGCCGAGCTGCAGGGCAAAGCCCGCGCCGATGGCCTGTGGTGCCCCTTCGTGCCGGTCGAGTACGGCGGAATGGGGCTGGGACACTTGGCCAACGCGGTGGTGCAGGTCGAGGTGGGCCGATCGTTCAGCCATCTCGGCGCGTGGGCGATGAACTGTATGGGGCCTCAGGACGCCACCATGCTCACCCTCATCGAGCACGGCACCGAGGAGCAGAAGCAGCGCTACCTGGTACCGCTCGTCAACGGCGACATCCGCGTGTGCTTCGCGATGACCGAGAGGGCGGCCGGCGCAGACGCGACTGGCATGCAGACCAGTGCGGTCCGAGACGGGGACACCTGGGTGCTCAACGGCGAAAAGTGGTACACCTCAGGGGCATCCATCTCACAACTCGCGCTGGTGATGGCCAAGACCGACCCCGATGCCCCACGCCACCAGCAGTACACCACCTTCCTGGTGGAACTGCCCAGCCCGGGTTTCGACATCGTCCGCAACATCCCGATCATGGGCGAGAGCGACATCCCGCATTACGGTGACGAAGTCCAGATGGGCCACGCCGAGGTCCACATCAACGATCTGGAGGTGCCGCACGACAACATCCTCGGCGGCTTGGGCCAGGGCTTCGCGATGGGCCAGCACCGCCTGGGTTACGGCCGACTGCGGCACGGCATGTGGAGCGTCGCGAAAGCCCAAGCCGCTCTTGACATGGCGGCCGCGCGAGCGTGTGAACGCGTGACCTTCGGCAAGCGGGTGGCCGACCGTCAGGGCATCCAGTGGATGCTCTCCGATTGTGCCGAGAAGCTCTACATCACCCGGCTGATGATCCTGCACCTGGCCTACAAGATGGAGCACGGGCTGGACTTGCGCATCGAGAACTCGATCGCCAAGACCTACATCGCCAACATGCTCATCGAGGTCGTCGACACCGCTCTGCAGATTCACGGATCACTGGGCTACTCCCACGACCTGCCGTTGGCGGCATGGTTGGCCGAGGCCCGGATGAACCGAATCGTCGACGGACCCGACGAGGTGCACCGGTGGACTGTCGGTCGCAGCGTGGTCAAAGCTTTCGAGTCCACCGGTACCACGGCGCGGGCTGCCGGCGGGGATCTCTTCTGA
- a CDS encoding class I adenylate-forming enzyme family protein, with amino-acid sequence MSWLATIVAAHHGSRRPAFYQNGSVLAGAQVVGKAVCAAELLADLDVPCGVGVPALLTTNADALALLLGGAAANRPLSLLGPRLAVGELAAATRASGSDVLLAEPGCRAIAAEVALAADVRAVIVPELPTSAQQLPTTPHAVAFYLHTAGTTAAPKRVPFTDQVLWSRARLLQQLMRLGPETTFATGSPLHHIGGLGNLLATLTAGGSAVATTRFSADWWRSLAELPVTHALLVPTMIEMLLSEDTRFAVGLHTLIYGASPIRPQTLARLLDCMPDIDLVNLFGQTEGSPITCLDAVDHRIALHRPELLTSVGRAVPGIQLRIESRDGSDGEVLARGSHLSVTARDGWLHTGDIGALDDDGYLRLHGRRHDMIIRGGENIYPVEVENVLAEHRSVQAAAVVGVPDPRLGETVAAFVVADVTAETLDIQQLRSWCRSRMAGFKVPQHWHVVDGLPYNAAGKLQRYKLRDAHRDIAG; translated from the coding sequence GTGTCGTGGTTGGCCACCATCGTCGCCGCACACCACGGCAGCCGTCGTCCAGCCTTCTACCAGAACGGGTCAGTGCTCGCCGGAGCCCAAGTGGTGGGCAAAGCGGTGTGTGCGGCCGAACTGTTGGCCGACCTCGATGTGCCCTGCGGCGTCGGTGTTCCGGCACTGCTGACAACCAACGCCGATGCGCTGGCCCTCCTCTTGGGTGGTGCTGCCGCCAACCGGCCGCTTTCGCTGCTCGGGCCACGGTTGGCGGTGGGGGAGTTGGCGGCCGCTACCCGCGCCTCGGGCTCGGATGTGCTGCTCGCTGAGCCAGGTTGTCGAGCGATCGCCGCCGAAGTTGCGTTGGCGGCCGACGTGCGGGCGGTGATCGTGCCGGAGTTGCCCACCTCGGCGCAGCAACTTCCGACCACACCACATGCCGTCGCGTTCTACCTCCACACCGCCGGTACTACGGCTGCGCCCAAGCGCGTTCCCTTTACCGATCAGGTTCTCTGGTCACGCGCCCGTCTCTTGCAACAGCTCATGAGGCTAGGCCCGGAGACGACCTTCGCCACCGGCTCTCCGTTGCATCACATCGGCGGCTTGGGGAATCTTCTGGCAACCTTGACGGCCGGCGGATCGGCCGTGGCCACAACGCGATTCAGTGCTGATTGGTGGCGTAGTCTCGCCGAGTTGCCGGTGACCCACGCTCTGCTGGTTCCGACCATGATCGAGATGCTGCTCTCCGAGGACACCCGGTTCGCGGTGGGACTGCACACCCTGATCTATGGAGCCTCCCCAATTCGGCCGCAAACCCTGGCGCGGCTCCTCGACTGCATGCCCGACATCGATCTGGTCAATCTGTTCGGGCAGACCGAAGGCAGCCCGATCACCTGCTTGGACGCAGTCGACCATCGCATCGCACTGCATCGTCCCGAGCTGCTGACGTCGGTGGGCCGAGCTGTTCCCGGGATCCAGTTGCGCATCGAATCCCGTGACGGCAGTGACGGTGAGGTCTTGGCGCGCGGCAGTCACCTGAGCGTGACCGCCCGGGACGGTTGGTTGCATACCGGAGACATCGGAGCCCTCGACGACGACGGGTACCTGCGCCTGCACGGACGCCGACACGACATGATCATCCGCGGTGGGGAAAACATCTACCCGGTCGAGGTCGAGAACGTCCTTGCCGAGCACAGGTCGGTGCAGGCGGCAGCAGTCGTCGGCGTTCCGGACCCGCGCCTCGGTGAGACCGTTGCCGCTTTCGTCGTTGCCGATGTCACGGCCGAAACGCTTGACATCCAGCAGCTTCGGTCGTGGTGTCGATCGAGAATGGCTGGGTTCAAGGTCCCGCAGCACTGGCATGTCGTGGACGGCTTGCCGTACAACGCGGCGGGGAAGCTCCAGCGCTACAAGCTGCGTGACGCGCATCGAGACATCGCCGGCTGA
- a CDS encoding LysR family transcriptional regulator, whose product MELRDIEAFVTVAQEHGVRAASVVLNVDPGTVSRAITRLERSVGAQLVTRQSSGVILTHAGHLFLGEARAALVHAGRAALLARHASMPHRVSGAKPIVIGFPPIPAVPEVSQVLAHVRRAAKDHPYTLRRLSWREDFSGDQVRKGSVDIAISVLPGTAKDLTGVALRPVPRVVAFPITHQTSPPRNITPRDLDGLKAVAPQSLAGEALAFWTLDPQSDGKPRRLARRPRSVSELLSQIADGRGFLTLPAFIPLMWQRSDLMFRRLDAPECAIGLTWRPGGIDQQLHDRLVDGRETWTS is encoded by the coding sequence ATGGAGTTGCGGGACATTGAAGCCTTCGTCACGGTGGCCCAGGAGCACGGGGTGCGTGCAGCGTCGGTAGTCCTGAATGTCGATCCAGGGACGGTGTCGCGAGCCATCACACGCTTGGAACGATCCGTCGGCGCACAACTTGTGACCCGACAGTCCAGTGGTGTCATCTTGACTCACGCGGGCCACTTGTTCCTCGGTGAAGCCCGGGCAGCGCTAGTGCATGCTGGTCGTGCTGCTCTCCTGGCCCGCCACGCCAGCATGCCGCACAGAGTTTCCGGGGCGAAGCCAATCGTCATCGGATTCCCGCCAATTCCCGCTGTCCCCGAGGTGAGCCAGGTGCTCGCCCATGTACGGCGGGCGGCGAAAGATCATCCGTACACATTGCGCCGGCTCAGCTGGCGTGAGGACTTCAGTGGCGACCAGGTGCGCAAAGGCTCAGTCGACATTGCCATCTCGGTTCTTCCTGGCACGGCGAAGGATCTGACCGGTGTGGCACTGAGGCCCGTCCCGCGGGTGGTGGCGTTTCCCATCACCCATCAGACCTCACCGCCGCGGAACATCACGCCCCGCGACCTCGACGGACTCAAAGCAGTCGCACCCCAGTCGCTTGCCGGAGAAGCCTTGGCCTTTTGGACGCTCGATCCGCAGTCCGACGGCAAACCCCGGCGGCTGGCGCGACGCCCACGAAGCGTGTCAGAGTTGCTCAGTCAGATCGCCGATGGCAGAGGATTTCTCACACTTCCGGCGTTTATCCCGCTCATGTGGCAACGCAGCGACCTGATGTTCCGCAGGCTCGATGCGCCGGAGTGCGCGATCGGGCTCACCTGGAGACCCGGTGGCATCGACCAACAGCTACACGATCGCCTGGTCGACGGTCGCGAAACCTGGACGAGCTGA
- a CDS encoding SDR family oxidoreductase yields the protein MDLNGRCAVVTGGAHGIGRALSEELANRGARVVVADLNGDRAQRVADRIGGLAVACDVGSPESMTALVGAAEDAFGPVSVFCSNAGYSDTGDGLSLAPGELRKIIDVNLLSHVWAAQAVLPGMLDREEGWLIQTISSAALITGPSFMGYTLSKHGALGFAEWAALNYAHRGIQVTCLCPNAVNTGMLGRNEDDENSSASVEIAGLGDIVEPEDCARMTLDAAAAGNFLVLPHPRVGESFLRKATDYDAWLARTNQRLQKMQTVTPPS from the coding sequence ATGGATCTGAACGGACGCTGCGCGGTCGTCACCGGGGGAGCCCACGGGATTGGCCGGGCGTTGTCGGAGGAACTGGCCAACCGCGGTGCGCGGGTGGTGGTGGCAGACCTGAACGGCGATCGGGCGCAACGGGTTGCCGACCGAATCGGCGGGCTCGCCGTGGCCTGTGATGTCGGCTCTCCGGAGAGTATGACGGCACTGGTGGGTGCGGCCGAGGATGCCTTCGGGCCGGTCTCGGTGTTCTGTTCCAACGCCGGGTACTCCGACACCGGTGACGGTTTGAGTCTGGCGCCGGGGGAGCTGCGCAAGATCATCGATGTGAACCTGCTCAGCCATGTCTGGGCTGCCCAGGCAGTGTTGCCGGGCATGCTCGACCGCGAAGAGGGCTGGCTCATCCAGACGATTTCCTCGGCCGCGCTCATCACCGGTCCGTCGTTCATGGGGTACACCCTCAGCAAGCACGGTGCGCTCGGTTTCGCCGAATGGGCGGCGCTGAACTACGCGCACCGCGGTATTCAGGTGACGTGCCTATGTCCGAATGCAGTCAACACCGGCATGCTCGGCCGCAATGAGGATGACGAAAACAGCTCTGCGAGTGTCGAAATCGCGGGACTCGGCGATATCGTCGAACCGGAGGACTGCGCACGCATGACACTCGATGCGGCAGCCGCCGGCAACTTCCTGGTGTTGCCTCACCCTCGTGTTGGGGAGTCGTTTCTACGCAAGGCCACGGACTACGACGCGTGGCTGGCCCGCACGAACCAGCGGCTCCAGAAGATGCAGACGGTCACCCCGCCATCCTGA
- a CDS encoding TetR family transcriptional regulator: protein MTEALTDRRRRLVRDDIGRAAVRLFAERGFDGVTVADIALAAGISERTFFRYFATKDEVLLAYERHVWERLVAAVAARPAGEGPVTALREAFLSTSHVEPADRVRVAQLGGILAQAPELNARSRGQRLINDSDLIELIAARFPANTSTTRNQARVIVTAMNAVAAAEFGAWAQSGGRGDPAVRIGAALALLEDGLAQFDR from the coding sequence ATGACCGAAGCACTCACAGATCGGCGCCGCCGCCTGGTGCGAGACGATATCGGTCGCGCGGCCGTGCGTTTGTTCGCCGAGCGTGGCTTCGACGGCGTCACCGTTGCTGATATCGCCCTCGCTGCAGGCATTTCCGAGCGAACCTTCTTCCGGTACTTCGCCACGAAGGACGAAGTGCTGCTCGCCTACGAACGGCATGTGTGGGAGCGCCTTGTCGCCGCCGTGGCTGCCCGTCCCGCGGGTGAAGGGCCCGTCACCGCGCTGCGCGAGGCGTTTCTGTCCACTTCGCACGTCGAGCCTGCCGATCGTGTCCGGGTTGCCCAACTGGGCGGCATCCTTGCTCAGGCGCCCGAGCTCAATGCGCGAAGCCGCGGGCAGCGACTCATCAACGATTCGGACCTGATCGAGTTGATCGCCGCTCGATTCCCGGCCAACACGTCGACGACGCGCAATCAGGCACGAGTGATCGTCACGGCGATGAACGCCGTCGCCGCAGCCGAATTCGGTGCGTGGGCACAGTCCGGCGGTCGCGGCGATCCGGCCGTCCGGATCGGGGCCGCACTGGCTTTGCTGGAAGACGGACTTGCCCAGTTCGACCGCTAG
- a CDS encoding phosphotransferase family protein: MTSTATVLDIERLDAWIGDTLPGPGTTMTAQRIGASTGIANALYRVARGDHAWVLRRPPAVKNHPSASNTLREWRILRALQGTAVPHPEPVLYCSDADVIGTEFMLMGVVDGFTPGFDLPEPFLGDLSLRFALGMAYVDGLVQLAAVDWKQAGLADLGKPDGFLERQVPRWLAQLDRYRTRELPELDFLSEWLTANIPTMSPAAIMHGDYSPFNVMVAPSAPARLAAIVDWDTGTIGDPLLDIGHLLARWTEPGEDPIITEQAGGPEGYPSRRQMAARYAELSGRDLTALPYYQALALFKLAVILEGSHARQVKAGVDADRTDMGPRVIRLLAGAAEFARGQRV; the protein is encoded by the coding sequence ATGACTTCGACTGCCACGGTGCTGGACATCGAGAGGCTGGACGCCTGGATCGGCGACACACTGCCCGGGCCCGGAACGACGATGACCGCACAGCGCATCGGAGCGAGCACCGGGATCGCCAATGCCCTGTACCGAGTGGCCCGCGGAGACCATGCGTGGGTACTGCGCCGCCCACCCGCCGTCAAGAACCACCCGAGCGCCTCGAACACGTTGCGGGAGTGGCGCATCCTTCGGGCATTGCAGGGAACCGCGGTCCCGCACCCGGAGCCGGTCCTCTATTGCAGCGACGCCGACGTCATCGGCACCGAGTTCATGCTGATGGGCGTCGTTGACGGGTTCACTCCGGGCTTCGATCTGCCCGAACCATTCCTCGGTGACCTCTCGCTGCGCTTCGCCCTCGGCATGGCCTACGTCGACGGCCTGGTCCAGTTGGCTGCCGTCGACTGGAAGCAGGCCGGCCTGGCCGATCTCGGCAAGCCGGACGGATTCCTGGAGCGCCAGGTGCCCCGCTGGCTCGCACAACTGGATCGCTACCGGACGCGGGAGCTACCCGAACTCGACTTCCTGTCCGAGTGGCTGACCGCCAACATCCCCACGATGAGCCCGGCGGCGATCATGCACGGCGATTACAGCCCGTTCAATGTCATGGTCGCACCTAGTGCGCCGGCCAGGCTCGCGGCGATCGTCGACTGGGACACCGGGACCATCGGCGATCCGCTGCTCGACATCGGGCACCTACTGGCCCGGTGGACCGAACCCGGTGAGGATCCCATCATCACCGAGCAGGCCGGCGGTCCGGAAGGTTATCCGAGTCGCCGACAGATGGCGGCCCGCTATGCCGAACTGAGCGGTCGGGATCTCACTGCACTGCCGTACTACCAGGCTCTGGCTCTGTTCAAACTGGCTGTGATTCTGGAAGGGTCGCATGCCCGCCAGGTCAAGGCCGGTGTCGATGCAGACCGAACCGACATGGGACCGCGGGTTATTCGTCTTCTGGCCGGGGCGGCAGAGTTCGCTCGCGGGCAGCGCGTGTGA
- a CDS encoding TetR family transcriptional regulator produces the protein MIATETPGPKAAAKGRAKNPPLTEDQIVAAALAVIKAEGLEALSMRRLSRELGRSAMAAYWHVTDKQELLELVGRKLLSEVDIPPADSGPWNERLRTVLTNIDKRLHDHPGVASVLLERMTYTDMRLMTGIIHILVDAGFKDSRVFLSYAMIHTYLFGRYQVQVQGAPDQPMPDDLDDTLRNLMPYLGKLRGRDFFAYGIDTLIVGLQVQLDKQAHDQLG, from the coding sequence ATCATTGCTACCGAGACCCCGGGGCCGAAAGCGGCCGCGAAGGGGCGCGCCAAGAATCCACCGCTGACCGAAGACCAGATCGTTGCGGCCGCACTGGCTGTGATCAAGGCCGAGGGGCTGGAGGCTCTCTCGATGCGCAGGCTGTCCCGCGAACTGGGGCGCTCGGCGATGGCGGCGTACTGGCATGTCACCGACAAGCAGGAACTGCTCGAGTTGGTGGGCCGCAAACTGCTGTCCGAAGTCGACATCCCGCCAGCGGACTCGGGCCCGTGGAATGAGCGTCTGCGTACCGTTTTGACCAACATCGACAAGCGGTTACATGATCATCCCGGTGTCGCCTCGGTTCTTCTGGAACGGATGACCTATACCGACATGAGGCTGATGACCGGCATCATCCACATCCTCGTTGACGCCGGCTTCAAGGATTCGCGCGTTTTCCTGTCCTACGCGATGATTCACACTTACCTGTTCGGCCGCTATCAGGTGCAGGTGCAGGGCGCACCTGACCAACCGATGCCTGACGACCTCGATGACACTCTGCGAAACCTGATGCCTTACCTGGGGAAACTGCGGGGCCGAGATTTCTTCGCCTACGGTATCGACACCCTGATCGTGGGCCTGCAAGTCCAGCTGGACAAGCAGGCCCACGATCAGCTGGGTTGA
- a CDS encoding SDR family NAD(P)-dependent oxidoreductase, protein MREPRALVKKKGYTRMRLKDKVIAITGSGSGLGRESALLFASEGATIVTSDVVPGRAKAVAEEVVAAGGTAVAIDADVRSDTDMERLVAETVEAYGRIDVMWANAGIPEPGFGMQGFVDSSLEDWNNIFATNVTGIYLAWKHAAKWMVTNNSRGTLLATTSAAGLNAYPGFPMYTASKAAGNGLTRAVAVELGKYGIRANAICPTHGMSVNFAMTPESEVLGKSYEEMMPWDPDNRAMPLRLDRPPVLRDNANLALFLVSDESAYMSGQTIASADGGQFARTSIIFPTDLGQSDDMTAGVLPDDLREQINR, encoded by the coding sequence ATGCGTGAACCACGCGCACTGGTGAAGAAGAAGGGCTACACGCGGATGCGATTGAAAGACAAGGTCATTGCGATAACCGGTTCCGGTTCGGGATTGGGACGGGAGTCCGCCCTGCTGTTCGCCTCCGAAGGGGCAACCATCGTCACCAGCGACGTGGTTCCCGGCCGGGCCAAGGCGGTGGCCGAGGAGGTGGTGGCCGCCGGCGGAACCGCTGTCGCAATCGACGCCGATGTTCGAAGTGATACCGACATGGAGCGCCTCGTCGCCGAGACGGTCGAGGCTTATGGCCGTATCGATGTGATGTGGGCCAATGCGGGCATCCCCGAACCAGGCTTCGGGATGCAGGGTTTCGTCGATTCGAGCCTGGAGGACTGGAACAACATCTTCGCCACCAACGTCACCGGCATCTATCTGGCGTGGAAGCACGCCGCAAAATGGATGGTGACCAACAACTCCCGCGGCACCCTCCTGGCAACCACCTCGGCCGCAGGACTCAACGCATACCCCGGCTTTCCGATGTACACCGCGTCCAAGGCCGCCGGCAACGGCTTGACCCGGGCGGTCGCAGTGGAACTCGGCAAGTACGGCATCCGGGCGAATGCGATCTGCCCGACACACGGCATGTCGGTGAACTTCGCGATGACACCGGAGAGTGAGGTGCTGGGCAAGTCGTACGAGGAGATGATGCCGTGGGATCCGGATAACCGCGCCATGCCGCTACGTCTCGATCGTCCGCCGGTGCTGCGCGACAACGCCAACCTGGCACTGTTCCTGGTCTCCGACGAGTCGGCCTACATGTCCGGACAGACGATCGCCTCAGCCGACGGTGGCCAGTTCGCCCGGACCTCCATCATCTTCCCGACCGATCTCGGCCAGTCAGACGACATGACCGCCGGAGTGCTGCCCGACGACCTCCGTGAGCAGATCAATCGCTGA
- a CDS encoding SDR family NAD(P)-dependent oxidoreductase encodes MTNPFDLSGRIALITGATRGIGRAIADRLAAAGADIIVTSRKAEACEQTATEIAATGRRAWALPANVNRWSECDDLVGRAYEAAGRIDILINNAGSSLRYDSVDGISEELFDKTIALNLKGPFRLSALIGSRMVADGGGCIVNISTISAQVGAGHAIVYAAAKAGLNNLTKSFAQTLAPTVRVNAIMPGAIETDVMKAWPQSERDLASATAVLGRIGHPEEIAGAALYLASDAASFTTGQVLAVDGGHV; translated from the coding sequence GTGACCAATCCGTTTGACCTGTCCGGGCGCATCGCGCTGATCACCGGCGCCACCCGCGGTATCGGCCGCGCGATCGCCGATCGACTCGCGGCCGCCGGTGCCGACATCATCGTGACGAGCCGCAAGGCCGAAGCCTGCGAGCAGACCGCCACCGAGATCGCCGCGACGGGCCGGCGGGCGTGGGCGCTACCTGCGAACGTCAACCGGTGGTCGGAATGTGACGATCTGGTCGGAAGGGCTTACGAAGCAGCCGGGCGGATCGACATCCTGATCAACAACGCCGGATCGTCACTGCGTTACGACAGTGTGGATGGGATCAGCGAGGAGCTTTTCGACAAGACGATCGCTCTGAATCTCAAGGGGCCGTTCCGGCTCAGTGCGTTGATCGGCAGCCGCATGGTCGCCGACGGTGGCGGATGCATCGTCAACATCTCGACGATCTCCGCCCAGGTCGGTGCCGGGCACGCGATCGTCTACGCGGCAGCCAAGGCCGGGCTGAACAACCTGACGAAGTCCTTCGCGCAGACTCTCGCCCCAACTGTCCGTGTGAACGCGATCATGCCGGGTGCGATCGAGACCGATGTGATGAAGGCGTGGCCGCAGTCCGAGCGTGACCTGGCCAGCGCGACCGCGGTGCTCGGCCGGATCGGCCATCCGGAGGAGATTGCCGGCGCTGCACTCTATCTGGCGTCCGATGCTGCAAGCTTCACCACAGGGCAAGTGCTCGCCGTTGACGGCGGCCACGTCTGA